Proteins co-encoded in one Malus sylvestris chromosome 7, drMalSylv7.2, whole genome shotgun sequence genomic window:
- the LOC126629711 gene encoding probable cysteine protease RD19D: MAVVVPPTLTCAMGVVAVLTCALSTLSLALHDTSQDLIIHQVTDNHHFLPGTERNFQMFIEQYGKKYSTRKEYMHRLGIFAKNMIRAAEHQVLDPTAVHGVTPFSDLSEEEFERMYTGMIGVPQHGGISNSAPPVMDVGDLPENFDWRDRGAVTEVKMQGGCGSCWAFSTTGSIEGAHYIATGKLLNLSEQQLVDCDSTCDPKEKDACDSGCGGGLMTNAYKYLIESGGLEEENAYPYTGKRGECKFDQDKVAVRVANFTTIPVDEDQIAANLVHHGPLAIGLNAMFMQTYIGGVSCPLICFKKWVNHGVLLVGYGAKGYSILRLRNKPYWIIKNSWGERWGEQGYYRLCRGHAMCGMNSMVSAVVTSTRPS, translated from the exons ATGGCTGTAGTTGTACCTCCGACTCTAACCTGCGCGATGGGCGTTGTTGCAGTCTTAACCTGCGCACTCAGCACTCTCTCTTTAGCTCTCCATGACACCTCACAAGACCTAATCATACACCAAGTCACAGACAATCACCACTTTCTGCCGGGGACCGAGAGAAACTTCCAGATGTTCATCGAACAATACGGGAAGAAGTATTCTACCCGAAAGGAGTACATGCACCGCCTTGGGATTTTCGCCAAGAACATGATCAGGGCAGCCGAGCACCAAGTCCTCGATCCGACGGCTGTCCACGGAGTCACGCCCTTTTCCGACCTGTCTGAAGAAGAGTTCGAGCGGATGTACACCGGTATGATAGGTGTACCCCAACACGGCGGTATTTCTAATAGTGCTCCACCGGTTATGGACGTTGGTGATTTACCTGAGAATTTTGATTGGAGAGACAGGGGAGCTGTTACGGAGGTCAAGATGCAG GGTGGTTGCGGGTCATGCTGGGCCTTTAGCACTACAGGATCAATTGAAGGGGCTCACTATATTGCAACAGGGAAGCTTCTTAATCTCAGTGAACAACAGCTTGTGGACTGCGATAGCACA TGCGATCCAAAAGAGAAGGATGCATGCGACAGTGGTTGCGGCGGTGGCCTTATGACAAATGCCTACAAGTATCTAATTGAATCAGGAGGGTTGGAAGAGGAGAATGCATACCCTTACACTGGGAAACGGGGTGAATGTAAATTCGACCAGGACAAGGTTGCAGTAAGAGTTGCCAATTTTACCACTATCCCAGTTGATGAGGACCAAATTGCAGCGAATTTAGTCCACCATGGTCCTCTTGCTA TCGGGTTGAATGCTATGTTCATGCAAACTTACATTGGCGGTGTTTCGTGCCCCCTTATATGTTTCAAGAAATGGGTGAACCATGGTGTCTTACTTGTGGGGTATGGTGCCAAGGGCTACTCCATTCTCAGGCTTCGCAACAAGCCATATTGGATAATCAAGAACTCATGGGGGGAGCGATGGGGGGAACAAGGTTACTACCGTCTGTGCCGAGGCCATGCCATGTGCGGCATGAACTCAATGGTGTCTGCGGTTGTGACTAGTACGCGACCATCGTAG
- the LOC126627985 gene encoding uncharacterized protein LOC126627985: MNKGKIFKLAKGFRGRAKNCIRIARERVEKALQYSYRDRRTKKRDMRSLWIQRINAGTRIHGVNYGNFMHGLMKENIQLNRKVLSELSMHEPHSFKSLVDISRSAFPGNKNVMPAPQKKGLQILV, encoded by the exons ATGAATAAGGGTAAGATTTTCAAGCTAGCCAAGGGCTTCAGGGGAAGGGCCAAGAATTGCATAAGGATTGCCAGAGAGAGGGTGGAGAAGGCCTTGCAGTATTCCTATAGGGATCGCCGCACCAAGAAGCGAGACATGCGCTCCCTGTGGATCCAGCGTATCAATGCTGGCACCCGCATCCATGGA GTTAACTATGGAAACTTCATGCATGGGTTGATGAAGGAGAACATTCAGCTGAACAGGAAAGTTCTGTCGGAGCTTTCGATGCACGAACCACATAGTTTCAAGTCCCTGGTAGACATTTCTCGCAGCGCCTTCCCTGGAAACAAGAACGTGATGCCCGCTCCTCAGAAAAAAGGCCTCCAAATTCTTGTGTAA
- the LOC126630201 gene encoding root phototropism protein 2-like, with translation MAWSVIEFRDSMPPNELRNALVAIQWANDYLFKIVSQPNRIFVQRLAVVVVVLDSARTDGRGRCAFRNRPHWDLRRGSRPETFKKATKFYYGVNFEITVHNVAALRCATEYLEMTNKYCNNNLTDRTEDFLSQVALMSLSGAIVVLKSCEDLLPMAEDLKIV, from the exons ATGGCTTGGAGTGTGATAGAGTTTAGAGATTCAATGCCTCCCAATGAGCTGAGGAATGCTCTCGTGGCAATCCAATGGGCCAATGATTACTTGTTTAAGATTGTGTCTCAGCCTAACCGGATTTTTGTGCAGCGT CTGGCCGTGGTCGTGGTCGTGCTCGACTCTGCTCGCACCGATGGCCGTGGACGTTGTGCTTTCCGCAATAGACCCCACTGGGATTTACGGCGAGGAAGTCGGCCGGAAACGTTCAAGAAGGCAACCAAGTTCTACTACGGCGTCAACTTCGAGATCACAGTCCACAACGTCGCCGCCCTCCGTTGTGCGACGGAGTATTTGGAAATGACCAACAAGTACTGCAACAACAACCTCACTGACCGCACTGAAGATTTCTTATCTCAAGTCGCTCTCATGAGCCTCTCCGGCGCCATTGTCGTGCTCAAGTCTTGCGAAGATCTCCTTCCCATGGCGGAGGACCTCAAAATCGTATAG
- the LOC126628791 gene encoding probable 3-hydroxyisobutyryl-CoA hydrolase 2, translating to MLEAALGLFAGASFFLPRLPGFFGEYLGLTGARLDGAEMLACGLATHYVPSAKLSLLEATLTCRVASSTSSSCDFDSTISTIIDEYSLKKSTLVKKCLSKPTMEEILSDLEEELAKANTREAGDHNEWLAATIQSLKKALPMSLKITLRLFREGQVQGIGECLFREYRISCRVKQGKISKDFREGCRATLSNMDKKPKWKPSKLELITDHMVEHYFSKLDGDDKEWKEFKFPTRSKFPVFANSKL from the exons ATGCTGGAAGCAGCTCTAGGATTGTTTGCCGGTGCCTCTTTTTTCTTGCCAAGACTTCCTGGATTTTTTGGTGAGTATTTGGGTCTTACAGGTGCAAGATTAGATGGTGCTGAAATGCTTGCATGTGGTCTAGCGACTCACTATGTGCCCTCAGCCAAATTGTCTTTATTGGAAGCAACTCTAACATGCCGAGTAGCTTCATCTACTTCGTCAAGCTGTGATTTTGATTCTACTATTTCAACAATTATAGATGAATACTCGCTGAAGAAATCAACTTTAGTGAAAAAA TGTCTTTCCAAGCCAACAATGGAAGAAATTTTAAGTGACCTTGAGGAGGAACTTGCTAAGGCAAACACTAGGGAAGCTGGTGATCATAATGAATGGTTAGCGGCAACAATTCAATCTTTGAAGAAGGCGTTGccgatgagtttgaagattACTTTAAGATTGTTTAGAGAAGGACAGGTGCAAGGAATTGGTGAATGCCTCTTCCGCGAGTACCGAATAAGTTGTCGTGTTAAGCAAGGGAAAATCAGCAAGGACTTCAGAGAGGGTTGTAGAGCTACTTTGTCAAACATGGATAAGAAACCAAAATGGAAGCCTTCTAAGTTGGAGCTCATCACTGATCATATGGTTGAGCACTACTTCTCTAAACTGGATGGTGATGATAAAGAATGGAAAGAATTTAAGTTTCCTACAAGATCCAAATTTCCTGTATTTGCCAATTCCAAACTTTGA